The sequence below is a genomic window from Chloroflexota bacterium.
TCGGCCTGCTGCGGCGTGAACGGTGCCGGGCCGGCATCGGTCATTTCGCGATCGAAGCGTGCGGTCATTTCTCGATTGCGGCGCGGCCGTGTGCTGCGGGTCGGCTCAGGGCAGGGTACGCGCTAGGTGAGGGACGCGAGACGCGCGGCCTGACGCCCCGACTCGGTCAGCCGCAGGCGGTCGACGTCGCGCGTGACCAGTCCGCGGTCGGCCGCCGACTGCACCACGCGTTCGGCGAAGTTGGGCTGCCATCGCATGTGCCGCTGCATGTGGTCGATGCGGCTCTCGTCCTCGGCGGCGGGCGTCCCCTCGTGCGTCGCCAGGTGGATCAGGAGCAACTGGCGGGCGAACTCCCAGCGCTGGCGACCGCGACGCCGCGCCGTCAGCAGCAGGCCACGCTCGGGCGCCAGCAGCAAGGCGATGACGAACGCCACGCCAACGACCGTGGCCATGGCGCCGGCGATGTTGGCGTCCAGGGCGCGCGCTAGCCAGTACCCGCCGATCGCGCAGACGGCCCCAATGGCCACGCTGAGCCCGAGCAGGCGCGGCAGCCGATCGGTGAGCAGGTACGCCGCCGCGGGCGGACCGATCATCAGCGCCACCACCAGGATGCTGCCAACGGCGTCGAAGGCGCCAACGGCCGTGACCGACACCATGCCCATCAAGCCGTAGTGAATCAACGCGGGCGAAAATCCGAGCGCCGTTGCCAGTCCGGCGTCGAAGGTGGCCACCTTGAACTCTTTGTAGAACGCTCCGAAGACAGCCACGTTGATGAGCAAGATGCCGCCCATCACCCAGAGCGCCACCGGCCCCAGGTCCTGGCCGAACGGCGTGAAGCGGTTGAACGGGGCGAACGCCAGCTCGCCAAGAAGTACCGCGTCACTGTCCAGGTGCACGTCCCCCGCAAGGGCCGAGATGAGAATCACGGCGATGGAGAACAAGGCGGGAAACACCAGCCCGATGGCGGTGTCCTCGCGCACCAGCCCGGTGCGGTTGACCACCTCCACCAGCGCGACCGTCGCCAGCCCCACGATGGCCGCGCCGGCGATCAGCAGCGGGGACCGCAGGTCGGCCACGATGAAGAACGCCAGCACGATGCCCAACAAGACGGTGTGGCTGATGGCGTCGCTCATCATGGACATCCGTCGCAACATCAGGAAAGCGCCGGGAATCGCGCACGCGGCGGCCACGACGACCGCAACGATCTGAACCTCGAGCTGCGCGGGCGTCACGGGGCGCCGGCCTGAGTCGCGCGCTGACGCTCCGCCCGGGAGGCTCTTTCACGCCCACGGTCGGTCAGCGTCCAGGTGTCGCCGGCGGTGCGACGGGCGAGGCCCTGCACCGCAAGCTCCGCCAACGCCCGGTCGACGACCGCGCGACCGCGAATCGCGTACAGCGCAGCCACGTGGTGCGCGTGCGCTGGATCACGCGCGTGCTGCGCCGAGAGCGCCGCCAAATCGCCAAGCACGGCCTCGAGGGCCAGCAATCGACGACGGCGCCAAGCGTGGAAACGCGCCCACGCGACGCCGCGGCGCGGCGCGAAGAGCAGCGAAACGGCCACGAACCCCGTCGCGACCAGGACGATCGTCGGCCCCGTGGCGGTGTGGGCCGTCGTGCTGATGACCGAGCCGGCCACGCCGGCGGCCGCGCCAAGGGCGGCCGAAAGAATCACCATCACGCCGAGCCGGTCGGTCCACTGGCGCGCGGCGGCCCCGGGGGCGACCACCATGGCGCTCATCAAGACCACGCCGACCGTCTTGAGTCCCACCACGATGGCGATGACGAGCAGACTCGTGAGCAGCACGTCCAGCCGCCGTACGGGATAGCCCAGCGATGCGGCGAAGTCGGGATTGAAGCTCAGCAGCTTGAACTCCTTCCAGAGCGTCAGCAGGATCAGCACCGCGACGGCGCCGACGGCCGCCATGGTGATCACGTCGATTTCGAGCAGCGCGGCCGCCTGGCCGAAGAGATATCGATCCAGTCCGGCCTTGCCGGCCGCGGGCTGTCGCTGAATGAACGTGAGGACCACCAGCCCGGCGCCAAAGAACACGCTGAGGATCAGGGCCATGGCGGCGTCGGCCTTGACCCGCGACGCGCGGACGATTCCGATCACGGCCAGCGCCGCCACCCACCCGGCCAGCGCCGCTCCGAGCATGAGCACCAGCGGCGTCCGGCTGCCGGTGATGAGAAACGCCAGCGCAACGCCGGGCAGCGCGGCATGGGACATGGCGTCGCCCAGCAGCGCCTGCCGCCGCAAGACGGCGAATGCGCCCACGGCGCCGCTCACGACGCCCAGCGCCGCCGAACCCAGCGCCACCGTGCGCAGCGTGTAGTCGAAGAGCAGGTCGCTGAGAACGTCCATGGGGACGCCCGTCAGTTCCGCCGGCTGGAAGCGTTCACGGGGTCGATTTCGGGCTCGTTCCGTTGGCGTGTCCGCCAGCGATGCCCGAGACGCGCCCGCCGTAGGTCTCCCGCAGGTTTTCTTCGGTGAACGAGTCCGCGACCGGTCCGGCCGCGATGCGGCGCACGTTGAGCAGCGTGACCCAGTCGAAATATTCCGCCACCGTCTGCAGGTCGTGGTGCACCGCGACCACGGTCTTGCCCTGGGCGCGCAGGGTTCGCAGCAGGCTCACGATCGCCCGCTCGGTGGTGGCGTCCACGCCCTGGAAGGGCTCGTCCATCAGGTAGACCTCGGCGTCCTGCACCAGCGCACGGGCCAGGAACACGCGCTGCTGCTGTCCGCCGGAGAGCTGGCTGATCTGACGGTCGGCGTAGGTCTCCATGCCAACCTGACGTAACGCGGCCAGCGATCGCCGGCGTTCGCTCGCTCCGGGGCGACGAATCCAGCCCAGCTGCCCGTAGGTGCCCATGGCGACGACGTCGCGCACCGTGGTGGGAAAGTCCCAGTCCACGCTGCTGCGCTGCGGCACGTAGGCCACCAGGTGGCGCTGCGCGCGGTAGGGACGCCCCAGGATGCGCACCCGCCCGGCAGCGGGCCGGAGCAGACCGAGGATGGTCCGCAGCAGGGTGGTCTTGCCGGCGCCGTTGGGACCCACGATGGCCATCAAGACGCCGCGCGGCACCTCCAGGTCCACGTCCCATAGCGCGGGGCGTTGGTGATAGGCCAGCGTGACGTCGGTGGCCTCGACCGCCAGCGGGGCGTCAGCCTCCGTCGGAGCGTCGAGCGACGTGCGCGTGCTTGTTGCGCTCATTCGCCCGTCAGCCCGCCGACGATCGTGTCGATGTTGTGGCGGATCATCCCCAGGTAGGTGCCTTCCGGCGTGCCCGCGGCGCCCATGGCGTCGGAGAAAATCTCGCCCCCGACGACCACCGTGTGCCCGCGCGCGCCCGCGGCTTCGATGACGGCCTGCACGCCCTGGTCTGGCACCGAGGACTCGATGAAGACGGCGCGAATTCCGCGGTCGCTGATGAATCGCGCCAGGGCTTGCACGTCGGCGGTGCTCGCCTCGCTCTCGGTGCTGATGCCCTGAAGGCCCCGCACCTCGAATCCGTAGCGCCGGGCGAAATAGTTGAACGCGTCGTGGGCGGTGACCAGGGCGCGAATGCCCGCATCCAGCGTGTCGGCCTGCGCCGTGACATAGGCGTCCAGGACTTCGATTTCGGCGATGTAGGCCTCGGCGTTGGCGCGGTAGGTCGCCGCTCGATCAGGGTCCATGTCGAGCAAGGCGTCACGGACGCTCGCGACGACGATTGTCCACAAGCCCAGATCGAACCACACGTGCGGGTCGTACGCGCCTTCGAACTCGGGCGGCGCCAGCAGCTGACCGCGGTCGATGCCGTCGGTCACGCGCACCGAGCGCACGCCCAAGTCCTCCATGCGCTCCAGCACGCCGGTCATGCCCGCCTCGAGGTGCAGGCCGTTCCAGAACACGGCGTCGGCCGATTCGAGCCGCGTGATGTCGCTCTCGCTCGCCCGATAGAGGTGCGGATCGACGCCGGGCCCCATGAGGGCGTGGACCTCCACGGCGTCGCCGCCGACCCGGCGCACGGCGTCGGCAATCTGCCCGATCGTGGCCACGATGCGCAGTCGAGGGTCATCCGCGCCATCGGTCGCCGGAGCGCTGCCGTTGCAGGCGGCAATGAGGAACAGGGCGGCGGCGAGGCTCCCAATCAGTCCGCAAACCAGCGCCGTTTGGACGGCTCCCGAACGCAGCGGTCACATCCTCGCAGGCAACATCGGCTCCCAATGGTTTCATGAATCGATCCGTTAAGTCAATGATTGCAATACTAAAGTTGCATTATTCAACATTTGCGTCGGACTCGTCCTGGGTCCACCGCCGCGGGACGGTCGGGGACTCGAATGGGAGGGCTCGGCGCTCGTGGCGGGGCAGTCGGCATCTTGACATCATTTGAACAACGCATCATGATGTCTCCATGCGAACCACGCTCACGCTCGACGCTGACGTCGCCGACTTCCTGCGCGAGCAGGCCCGGCTCCGGAACCGGCCGTTCAAACAGATCGTGAACGACACCTTGCGCCGAGGGATGTCGCCCGCCGCCCCCGAGGAACGCCCGGCCTATCGGGTCACGCCGCACCACGGCGGGTTCCGTGCCGGCGTGGATCCGCTCAAGCTCAATCAGCTCAACGATGAGCTGGAGACGCAGGAGTTCATCGGCCGGGACGCCGAGTGATCGTCCCGGACCTGAACCTGCTGCTCTACGCCTACAACTACGGCGCGCCCTTCCACGACGCGGCGCGACGCTGGTGGGAAGCATCGGTCAACGGATCGGAGCGTGTCGGGGTGCCGTGGGCGGTGTCCACCGGCTTCGTGCGGCTGATGACCCATCCGAGGGTGCTGGCGGACCCCGCTACGCCGTCGACGGCGGCGGGCTACGTGGACGAGTGGTTCCGCTTGGCCAACGTCATTCCCCTAAACCCTGGCCGGGATCACCTGGCCCTCTTCCGACGCTGCCTCGCCGCCGCCGGCGTCGGCGCCAACCTCGTCACCGACGCCCACCTGGCGGCCCTGGCCATGGAATACCAGGCGGAGCTCCACTCCACCGACACGGACTTCAGCCGCTTTCCAGGCCTCCGCTGGCGCAATCCGCTCTGACGAGTAGCTCGCTCGGCCTCTTCGTCATTCCGGCGGAGGCCGGAATCCAGGGGATCGCCGCGCCCACGTGTACCGTCGCGACATGCCACGCGTCACGGTGGACGCGCTGACTGCCTAGCTCTGCTTCTCAGCCTGGTGTTTGTTGAGACAGTCCACGATGACCTGATTCATTCTGGGGAGCCTCGTTGCTGTGAAGTCCGACAGCCACGACTCGAGCTTTGCGCGCGTCGTGCCAGCATCCCAGCCTAGCCCCAAGTCATCTTCCTCCAACATATGATCCTCGTCGCTGTGCAGGATCATCCAGGACGCGCGAACCGCGCTCTCCCTTGGACTGAAAAGCGTGGGGCGCTGTTTAATCGCTTCAAAGAGACACTCCCTAAGTTTCTCGTTTTTCTCGTTGGCAGGAGACATCCAGACCTGGAAGCGTGGTCGCCCATCCTGGATTAGGAATTCGAAGAGGATCAAGGCATCGGAATCGCTCTCCCAGCCGCTGCCTGTCCGCGTCACTCCATACCGATCCCAGACGTTCGCTCGAAACCGAATAGCATTCTTGATCTCGTGATCTAGTCTCCATTCCAAATGCCGCTCGATTGCTATCTTGAATGCTGGCTTGATCTCAGCCGCCCAGTCTGGGCGATTCGCGAGCAGGAGCTCTACGGCCTCCCGGTGCTCCAGGTAGATTCGACGGGCGAGTTGCGAAACGCTGGTGTCGGGCACGAGGTTCCTCCTCAGCGTGGTTGCGTATAGACGCAAGAATGCGCGGACATCGGGATTCATCGAGTTCTCGCCGTCGGCCGCAATCTGTTGGACGACATCCAATACTGCCGAATAGGGAAGGGCCGTCCAGAGTGATAGCTCTTCCTGGCGGAGCGGCTCAGTCCCTTGCGGCGTCAAGAACACGCGGCATTTGGCAAACGATGGATAGGCGGCATCCAGTGCGATTCGATAACGAGTGAGCTGCTCATGATGTTCGCTTGAAAACGTCTTGTTCTCGATGGCGCACAGAAGCCGCGCTTCGCGGTCGACCACCAGAATGTCCAGATATCCCAATTGCCCATCGACTTCGTGTTCCCACTCCCGGACGACTTCTGCGGCCGAAAGATTAACGGCGCCGACGTCTTGTGAGGTTCCGGCGCAGTGCAGAAGTGCCCGCAGAAAACAGTCGCCGAGCCCATGGCGTTCCTTGGGATTCAGCAGCAGGGCCAGCACGTCTGAATGGAATTCTTCCCACCCCCAGAGCGCCTGCCCTGATCCCAACCGCGACTCACCGATGAAGTCGAGCCCATCGAACTCGGATCGCTGCTGATCGGCGAGTCTCTCCAGCCGCTGCAGACGCTCATCCGCGATTAGAGCGTCGAGGCTTGCCGCTAGTCTCATGCGCTCCTCGCCAAGCGCGCGCTCCAATTGCTCGATCGCGGGGACTACGCCATCCAGCGCCGCCGAAGGGCCGCTCGGCATCCCATCATGTGTCGGCAAATTCACCGTCGCCAACAAAGGTGAACACGGCCTCACCGGGCATTGTAGGGGTATCCGGTGGCCCAGGCTGCGCACAGCGTGGGATTCGTCGTGCCTGCGGAGGCTCCTACTCGTCCCCGTCCGACGTGTCCTCCGAGGCCAGGGCCGTGCTCTCCGCGAAGACCTTGAACGATTCCATGATCTTGAGCGACTGCCGCTTGAACAGCGGCCGCATGAACCACGCCGCGATGCGCATGAAGCCGCCGAACTCGAACACGTTGTGCGCGATCCACTGGGTGGCGTTGGGGCCGTCTTCGACGAACCAATTCTCGATGACGTTCCGCACGCCCTCGGTCTCGTAGGTGCCGCTGATCTCGTCCGGCAGGTTATAGCGCGTGAGTGTTTCGATCATGTCGAACGTCTCGCCGTTGTCACGCGCGAAGACCAGGCGCGACTGGGCGCCCGGCTGTCCCTGCGTGCCTTTGACGTGCTCGAAGCTCTGCAGGCCGTCCATCCACTTGAGCATGTTGTCGGGATCGTCGAACAGCTCGACCATCCGCTCGCGCGGCAGGTTGATGACGAGCTTGCAGGTGTACTTCACATAACATCCCCAGGGTGACGCTGTCCCATGCTACAGCGGGTCAGCGCCGCACCGTGTAGCGAATCGCGCTCTTGGGCACGCGCAATACGCCGTGGCGGTCGATCTCGCGCCGGATCAGATCGGAAATCTTCGCCGTGATCGCGGCGCGGTGGCTGTCGTCGGCGGGGCGGTCGGCGATGGCGTCGATGGGCCCCGTCGCGTAGTAGCGCAACGCGTCGGGCACGGTTGGAAACAAGAAGGCGTCGTCCCAGGTGTCGAGCCGGCATTGCGCGAATTCAGACGCGACGAGAGGCTCGTCCAGTTCGGTGAACCGCAGCGTGCGTCGCGGACGCGGCGCATAGCCCGCCGCCCGCGCAGCCTGGCGGTGCAGCTCGATCAGGACCGCCTGGCTGTCCGAGGCGTTGGTCGTGAGCACGGCACGGCCGCCGGGCTTCAGCACGCGCCGGATCTCTTGCAGAGCCAGCTCCAAGTCCGGCACGTGGAAGAGCACGTAGTTGGCGAGGACTCGATCCACCGCGCCGTCGGCGATGGGAAGAGACTGGAGATCAGCGACGCCAAGTCCCAAGGGCGCCCCGTCGCCCTCAGACTGCGAGGCCTTTTCCACCATCGCCGCTGATCGGTCGATGCCCACGATCCGAGCGCCGCGCCGCCGCAGCTCGTCGAAGCACGCCCCGTAGCCGCAACCCGCGTCCAGGACAAGGTCGCCGGGTCGCAGCGCCAGGCCATCGATCACCCACGCCACGAATGAATCGGACCGCTCGGAGAAGCTCCGGTGGGCTTCGATGCGCGTCCTCAGGCGCGAAGTATCCGAGTACTGCTCGTGCAGCAACGCGGCGTCGGCCGCCGGCCGGGCAGTCATGGCTTGAGAGACGCAGGGGCCGCAGCCGCTGACGTCAACCGACCGCAGTCACGTCGGAAACTCCGCCGTCGAGAACGCCGGCCCCTGCGTATACGCCCCATGGCGTTGGCGCCTCCCCACAAGGTCGAGCGCAGCGGCGGTTGGGCGGTCCGGGGCCGAGTCCGCCCAGTGCCCATGTCGCACGAGTTTGCCATTATGGCCGCGAAACAGACCGAGGGCCTGACCATGGCTGAGAATCCTCGAGTCGTCATCGTTGGCGCCGGACACAATGGTCTCGTCGCCGCCGGCTACCTTGGGCGGGCCGGCCTGGACGTCCAGGTCCTCGAGCGCCGGGACGTCGTCGGCGGCGCGGCGGTGACCGAGGAGTGGTTTCCCGGATTCAACGTCTCCACCTGTTCCTATGTCTGCCACATCCTGCAGCAGAAGGTCATCGACGAGCTCGAGCTGCGCCGTCACGGTTTCCACGTCTACCCCATCGATCCGTCGCGCGTCCATCCCCACCCCAACGGCACGGCGCTCACGCTCTGGCACGACGACGAGCAGACGGTCGAGGAAATCCGCAAGATTTCGCCGGAGGACGCCGACGCCTGGATGGATTGGGCCGACTTTTGGCACCGCGCCGTCGGCATCCTCAGCGACTACTACCTGCGCCCGCCGCCCTCGCTGGCCGAGCTTTCCGAGCGGTTTCGCCGCGAGGACGAGGAGGAGCTGCTGGAGACCCTGCTCACGGTCCCGTTCAGGGAGCTGATCGAGCATTACTTCGTCTCGGACCAGGTCAGGGCGGCGATGAGCACCAGCACCTGGGACATGGGCGACATCGGCGCGCCGGGCAGCGCCTACATCACGGCCCTCTACCGCTTCAGCGCCTTCCGGGAAGATACGGAGAACTACGGCATCGTCCGCGGCGGCATGGGCGGCATCACCCAGTCGCTCGCCCGCTCCGCCGAGGCAGCCGGCGTTTCCATCAGGACCGGCGCCGAGGTGCGACGCGTTTTGGTGGAGCGGGGCCGGGTCACGGGCGTCCAGCTGCGCGATGGGGAGGTCGTCGAAGCCGACATCGTGCTGTCGAACGCGGATCCCAAACGGACCTTTCTCAAGCTGCTGGACGAGACCGATCTTGACGCGGAATTCCTCGAGGCGGTCAAGGCGCTGAAAACCGATTCGGCCTCGGCCAAGTTCCTTTGCGCGCTGCGGGAGTTGCCCGACTTTTCCGCTTACCTGGGCGACGACTACAACCCGGAGCACCTGGCGATGATCAATCTCTGCCCCTCGGTCGAGAACGCGGAGCGGAGCTGGAACGACGCGAAGCACGGCCGTGTGCCCACCACGCCGATCGTCCAGGTGCAGATCCCCACCGTGTACGACCCGACGATCGCTCCGGAAGGCCGCCACATCCTGTCGATGTGGGTGTTCTTCGTGCCGCCGCATATCCGCGACGGCTCCTGGTCGGAATTGCGCCAGCCGTTTGGCGAGTGGCTGATCGACGAGCTGACGGCCTACGCTCCAAACTTCAGGGACGCCATCATCGACTGGACGCTGCTGACGCCGGAGGACATCGAGGAGCGCATCGGACTCACCGACGGCAACATCCGGCACATCGATCTCATTCCGCAGCAGATCCTCTCGCGGCGACCGCTGCCGGGTTGGTCGGACTATCGGACGCCGGTCGAAGGCCTCTTCCTCTGCGGGGCCGGCACGCATCCCGGCGGTGAGGTGACCGGCGCGCCCGGCCACAACGCGGCGCATGTGGTGCTGCAAGCGCTCGGCCGCTGAAAGCCTGATCGGCATCCGGGCGT
It includes:
- a CDS encoding metal ABC transporter permease — its product is MTPAQLEVQIVAVVVAAACAIPGAFLMLRRMSMMSDAISHTVLLGIVLAFFIVADLRSPLLIAGAAIVGLATVALVEVVNRTGLVREDTAIGLVFPALFSIAVILISALAGDVHLDSDAVLLGELAFAPFNRFTPFGQDLGPVALWVMGGILLINVAVFGAFYKEFKVATFDAGLATALGFSPALIHYGLMGMVSVTAVGAFDAVGSILVVALMIGPPAAAYLLTDRLPRLLGLSVAIGAVCAIGGYWLARALDANIAGAMATVVGVAFVIALLLAPERGLLLTARRRGRQRWEFARQLLLIHLATHEGTPAAEDESRIDHMQRHMRWQPNFAERVVQSAADRGLVTRDVDRLRLTESGRQAARLASLT
- a CDS encoding metal ABC transporter permease, whose translation is MDVLSDLLFDYTLRTVALGSAALGVVSGAVGAFAVLRRQALLGDAMSHAALPGVALAFLITGSRTPLVLMLGAALAGWVAALAVIGIVRASRVKADAAMALILSVFFGAGLVVLTFIQRQPAAGKAGLDRYLFGQAAALLEIDVITMAAVGAVAVLILLTLWKEFKLLSFNPDFAASLGYPVRRLDVLLTSLLVIAIVVGLKTVGVVLMSAMVVAPGAAARQWTDRLGVMVILSAALGAAAGVAGSVISTTAHTATGPTIVLVATGFVAVSLLFAPRRGVAWARFHAWRRRRLLALEAVLGDLAALSAQHARDPAHAHHVAALYAIRGRAVVDRALAELAVQGLARRTAGDTWTLTDRGRERASRAERQRATQAGAP
- a CDS encoding metal ABC transporter ATP-binding protein, giving the protein MSATSTRTSLDAPTEADAPLAVEATDVTLAYHQRPALWDVDLEVPRGVLMAIVGPNGAGKTTLLRTILGLLRPAAGRVRILGRPYRAQRHLVAYVPQRSSVDWDFPTTVRDVVAMGTYGQLGWIRRPGASERRRSLAALRQVGMETYADRQISQLSGGQQQRVFLARALVQDAEVYLMDEPFQGVDATTERAIVSLLRTLRAQGKTVVAVHHDLQTVAEYFDWVTLLNVRRIAAGPVADSFTEENLRETYGGRVSGIAGGHANGTSPKSTP
- a CDS encoding zinc ABC transporter substrate-binding protein is translated as MATIGQIADAVRRVGGDAVEVHALMGPGVDPHLYRASESDITRLESADAVFWNGLHLEAGMTGVLERMEDLGVRSVRVTDGIDRGQLLAPPEFEGAYDPHVWFDLGLWTIVVASVRDALLDMDPDRAATYRANAEAYIAEIEVLDAYVTAQADTLDAGIRALVTAHDAFNYFARRYGFEVRGLQGISTESEASTADVQALARFISDRGIRAVFIESSVPDQGVQAVIEAAGARGHTVVVGGEIFSDAMGAAGTPEGTYLGMIRHNIDTIVGGLTGE
- a CDS encoding antitoxin, giving the protein MRTTLTLDADVADFLREQARLRNRPFKQIVNDTLRRGMSPAAPEERPAYRVTPHHGGFRAGVDPLKLNQLNDELETQEFIGRDAE
- a CDS encoding type II toxin-antitoxin system VapC family toxin: MIVPDLNLLLYAYNYGAPFHDAARRWWEASVNGSERVGVPWAVSTGFVRLMTHPRVLADPATPSTAAGYVDEWFRLANVIPLNPGRDHLALFRRCLAAAGVGANLVTDAHLAALAMEYQAELHSTDTDFSRFPGLRWRNPL
- a CDS encoding PD-(D/E)XK nuclease family protein, with the protein product MNLPTHDGMPSGPSAALDGVVPAIEQLERALGEERMRLAASLDALIADERLQRLERLADQQRSEFDGLDFIGESRLGSGQALWGWEEFHSDVLALLLNPKERHGLGDCFLRALLHCAGTSQDVGAVNLSAAEVVREWEHEVDGQLGYLDILVVDREARLLCAIENKTFSSEHHEQLTRYRIALDAAYPSFAKCRVFLTPQGTEPLRQEELSLWTALPYSAVLDVVQQIAADGENSMNPDVRAFLRLYATTLRRNLVPDTSVSQLARRIYLEHREAVELLLANRPDWAAEIKPAFKIAIERHLEWRLDHEIKNAIRFRANVWDRYGVTRTGSGWESDSDALILFEFLIQDGRPRFQVWMSPANEKNEKLRECLFEAIKQRPTLFSPRESAVRASWMILHSDEDHMLEEDDLGLGWDAGTTRAKLESWLSDFTATRLPRMNQVIVDCLNKHQAEKQS
- a CDS encoding SRPBCC family protein — protein: MKYTCKLVINLPRERMVELFDDPDNMLKWMDGLQSFEHVKGTQGQPGAQSRLVFARDNGETFDMIETLTRYNLPDEISGTYETEGVRNVIENWFVEDGPNATQWIAHNVFEFGGFMRIAAWFMRPLFKRQSLKIMESFKVFAESTALASEDTSDGDE
- a CDS encoding class I SAM-dependent methyltransferase; translated protein: MTARPAADAALLHEQYSDTSRLRTRIEAHRSFSERSDSFVAWVIDGLALRPGDLVLDAGCGYGACFDELRRRGARIVGIDRSAAMVEKASQSEGDGAPLGLGVADLQSLPIADGAVDRVLANYVLFHVPDLELALQEIRRVLKPGGRAVLTTNASDSQAVLIELHRQAARAAGYAPRPRRTLRFTELDEPLVASEFAQCRLDTWDDAFLFPTVPDALRYYATGPIDAIADRPADDSHRAAITAKISDLIRREIDRHGVLRVPKSAIRYTVRR
- a CDS encoding NAD(P)/FAD-dependent oxidoreductase; its protein translation is MAAKQTEGLTMAENPRVVIVGAGHNGLVAAGYLGRAGLDVQVLERRDVVGGAAVTEEWFPGFNVSTCSYVCHILQQKVIDELELRRHGFHVYPIDPSRVHPHPNGTALTLWHDDEQTVEEIRKISPEDADAWMDWADFWHRAVGILSDYYLRPPPSLAELSERFRREDEEELLETLLTVPFRELIEHYFVSDQVRAAMSTSTWDMGDIGAPGSAYITALYRFSAFREDTENYGIVRGGMGGITQSLARSAEAAGVSIRTGAEVRRVLVERGRVTGVQLRDGEVVEADIVLSNADPKRTFLKLLDETDLDAEFLEAVKALKTDSASAKFLCALRELPDFSAYLGDDYNPEHLAMINLCPSVENAERSWNDAKHGRVPTTPIVQVQIPTVYDPTIAPEGRHILSMWVFFVPPHIRDGSWSELRQPFGEWLIDELTAYAPNFRDAIIDWTLLTPEDIEERIGLTDGNIRHIDLIPQQILSRRPLPGWSDYRTPVEGLFLCGAGTHPGGEVTGAPGHNAAHVVLQALGR